The following proteins are co-located in the Conyzicola lurida genome:
- a CDS encoding MFS transporter, whose translation MQSPRPLPLWGGRTLALVGIVTLALSLRTAVTAISPIISEIRQDIPLTGVGIGLIGMLPPIFFALSGIIGPWLSRRVGLDGAIVLSVAVMIVGHLVRAASGSFPVLLVGSAVTLVGVGICNVLLPPVVKKYFPDRIGFVTATYVTIMSISTALPSLLAVPISDSIGWRYSLAIWAAVAGTALVPWLLLLTRHRRDTAAALLGEPDPSDVVETPDAALEGRLVRSPMAVAIAVTFAVSTINAYASFAWLPQILVDLVHVTPAAAGTLLAVYSIAGFPGSIVAPILVSRLRSPFWVIVAGVAFFVTGYLGLLLVPGTLTVVWVLLIGFGPILFPVCLVLINARTRSHTGSVALSGFAQAIGYTVGAFGPLLLGVLHDATGGWTVPLLFLLVVSFAGVFGAVVLAKPGYVEDQLARR comes from the coding sequence GTGCAATCCCCGCGTCCGCTCCCGCTCTGGGGAGGGCGCACCCTCGCTCTCGTCGGCATCGTCACCCTCGCGCTGAGCCTGCGCACCGCCGTCACCGCCATCTCGCCGATCATCAGCGAGATCCGGCAGGACATCCCGCTCACCGGCGTGGGTATCGGCCTCATCGGCATGCTGCCGCCGATCTTCTTCGCGCTCTCCGGCATCATCGGCCCGTGGCTCTCGCGCCGGGTCGGGCTCGACGGCGCGATCGTGCTCTCGGTCGCCGTGATGATCGTCGGTCACCTCGTGCGCGCCGCCTCGGGATCCTTCCCGGTGCTGCTCGTCGGCAGCGCGGTCACGCTCGTCGGCGTGGGCATCTGCAACGTGCTGCTACCCCCGGTGGTCAAGAAGTACTTCCCCGACCGCATCGGCTTCGTCACCGCGACCTACGTCACGATCATGTCGATCAGCACGGCGTTGCCGTCGCTGCTCGCGGTGCCGATCAGCGATTCGATCGGCTGGCGGTACTCGCTCGCGATCTGGGCCGCGGTCGCCGGCACCGCGCTCGTGCCGTGGCTGCTGCTGCTCACCCGGCACCGCCGGGACACCGCCGCCGCTCTGCTCGGCGAGCCCGATCCCTCCGACGTGGTGGAGACGCCCGACGCCGCGCTCGAGGGTCGTCTCGTCCGCTCGCCCATGGCGGTCGCCATCGCGGTGACGTTCGCCGTCTCGACGATCAACGCCTACGCGTCGTTCGCCTGGCTGCCGCAGATCCTCGTCGACCTCGTGCACGTCACGCCCGCGGCCGCCGGCACGCTGCTCGCCGTCTACTCGATCGCGGGCTTCCCGGGGTCGATCGTCGCGCCCATCCTGGTCAGCCGGCTGCGCAGCCCGTTCTGGGTGATCGTCGCGGGGGTCGCGTTCTTCGTCACGGGCTACCTCGGGCTGTTGCTGGTTCCCGGCACGCTCACCGTGGTCTGGGTGCTGCTGATCGGATTCGGCCCGATCCTGTTCCCCGTCTGCCTCGTGCTCATCAACGCGCGCACCCGCAGTCACACCGGATCGGTGGCTCTGAGCGGATTCGCGCAGGCAATCGGCTACACGGTCGGCGCGTTCGGACCGCTGCTGCTCGGCGTGCTGCACGACGCGACCGGCGGCTGGACGGTGCCGCTGCTGTTCCTGCTCGTCGTATCGTTCGCGGGCGTCTTCGGCGCGGTCGTGCTGGCGAAGCCCGGCTACGTCGAGGACCAGCTGGCGCGGCGGTAG
- a CDS encoding A/G-specific adenine glycosylase codes for MSIAPAVSDWFVDNGRDLPWRRPGFSAWGTLVSEFMLQQTPVVRVIPRLEEWLERWPTPADLAAAPSGDAVRAWASLGYPRRALNLHAAAVAITERHGGVVPEDVPSLLALPGVGDYTARAVAVFAFGHRHPVVDINIRRVIARAVLGQGEAGPAAKRDLVDMEAVLPESVAEARLANISIMELGALVCTARSPKCDSCPIAAQCAWRAAGYPAYEGKRAATQKKFEGSDRQVRGLIMAELRASDIPVTATEVRAVWAIDEQRERALAGLLADGLVVAVDGAYELPR; via the coding sequence GTGAGCATCGCACCCGCAGTCAGCGACTGGTTCGTCGACAACGGCCGCGACCTTCCGTGGCGCCGGCCCGGTTTTTCGGCGTGGGGCACGCTGGTGAGCGAATTCATGCTGCAGCAGACGCCCGTGGTGCGGGTGATCCCTCGGCTCGAAGAGTGGCTGGAACGCTGGCCAACCCCCGCCGACCTGGCGGCGGCCCCGTCGGGCGACGCTGTGCGCGCCTGGGCGAGTCTCGGCTATCCGCGGCGCGCGCTCAACCTGCACGCCGCCGCCGTCGCGATCACCGAGCGGCACGGCGGCGTCGTGCCCGAGGATGTGCCGTCGCTGCTGGCCCTGCCGGGGGTGGGCGACTACACCGCGCGCGCCGTGGCGGTGTTCGCGTTCGGCCACCGGCATCCGGTCGTCGACATCAATATCCGGCGGGTCATCGCCCGTGCCGTGCTGGGGCAGGGCGAGGCCGGCCCCGCCGCCAAGCGCGACCTCGTCGACATGGAGGCGGTCCTGCCCGAGTCGGTGGCCGAGGCCCGGCTCGCGAACATCTCGATCATGGAGCTCGGGGCGCTGGTCTGCACGGCCCGCTCGCCCAAGTGCGACTCCTGCCCGATCGCCGCGCAGTGCGCCTGGCGCGCGGCCGGCTACCCGGCCTACGAGGGCAAGCGCGCGGCGACGCAGAAGAAGTTCGAGGGGTCCGACAGACAGGTGCGCGGGCTGATCATGGCCGAGCTGCGGGCGAGCGACATCCCCGTGACCGCCACCGAGGTGCGCGCGGTGTGGGCGATCGACGAGCAGCGCGAGCGCGCGCTGGCGGGCCTGCTCGCCGACGGCCTCGTCGTCGCGGTCGACGGCGCGTACGAGCTGCCCCGCTGA
- the truB gene encoding tRNA pseudouridine(55) synthase TruB — protein MKPPTNPASGILLVDKPQGLTSHDVVSRTRKLAGTRKIGHAGTLDPMATGLLVLGMNSSTRLLTYVVGLGKEYFATVRLGQSSDTDDAEGTLGEAADAVQLAGLDDEAVRAGIAALTGEIQQVPSSFSAIKVDGKRAYALARAGEEVELVARTVTIHAFEVLEIRRDAGFVDVDVRVECSSGTYIRALARDLGGDLGVGGHLTALRRSKVGPFDVTDAATLEDLVVDDRLLTPASVATALFPTRALEEQDVVDLVHGKRVQLPDLEGTEGPIAGLAPDGRLVGLLEMRGASAKPLVNFPTDEVLA, from the coding sequence ATGAAGCCGCCGACGAACCCGGCAAGCGGCATCCTGCTGGTCGACAAGCCGCAGGGCCTCACCAGCCACGATGTCGTCTCCCGCACCCGCAAGCTCGCGGGGACCCGCAAGATCGGCCACGCCGGAACCCTCGACCCCATGGCCACGGGCCTGCTCGTGCTCGGCATGAACTCGTCGACCCGCCTGCTCACCTACGTCGTCGGACTCGGCAAGGAATACTTCGCCACGGTGCGTCTCGGGCAGTCCAGCGACACGGATGACGCGGAGGGCACCCTCGGCGAGGCGGCCGACGCCGTGCAGCTCGCGGGGCTCGACGACGAGGCGGTGCGCGCCGGCATCGCCGCGCTCACCGGGGAGATCCAGCAGGTGCCGTCGAGCTTCAGCGCCATCAAGGTCGACGGCAAGCGTGCCTACGCCCTCGCCCGGGCCGGCGAAGAGGTCGAACTCGTCGCCCGCACGGTGACGATCCACGCCTTCGAGGTGCTCGAGATCCGTCGCGACGCCGGATTCGTCGACGTCGACGTACGGGTCGAGTGCTCGAGCGGCACCTACATCCGCGCCCTCGCCCGCGACCTCGGTGGCGACCTCGGCGTGGGCGGACACCTGACCGCCCTGCGCCGGTCGAAGGTCGGCCCGTTCGACGTGACGGATGCCGCGACGCTCGAGGACCTCGTGGTGGACGACCGACTGCTCACGCCCGCGAGCGTGGCGACCGCGCTCTTCCCGACCCGCGCGCTCGAGGAGCAGGACGTCGTCGACCTCGTCCACGGCAAGCGCGTGCAGCTGCCCGACCTCGAGGGCACCGAGGGGCCGATCGCCGGTCTCGCCCCCGACGGCCGGCTCGTCGGGCTGCTCGAGATGAGGGGGGCTTCCGCCAAGCCTCTCGTCAACTTCCCGACCGACGAGGTGCTCGCGTGA
- a CDS encoding CAP domain-containing protein gives MTTTSVSLARRSLTALLALIAGLALVAVSAAGPARAADTDDILSGLNSARGTAGLAPVVRDSRLDTVALDWAKRMAAAGTLSHNPDVGTQIPSGWNGYGENVAHGFATGDDVTAGWTASPDHYANMVGAYTSVGIAFLPADGSTWAVEVFADYAGTAAVATVETAPTGDAAAEVAPTQTSAATPAPGEIVVTATAEPASSVSPVVYLAAAAVLLVLLVIGATTLNRRRGRRGRA, from the coding sequence ATGACGACTACCAGCGTTAGCCTCGCCCGCCGCTCCCTGACAGCGCTGTTGGCGCTGATCGCGGGCCTCGCGCTCGTCGCCGTCTCCGCGGCCGGTCCCGCCCGCGCGGCCGACACCGACGACATCCTCTCGGGTCTGAATTCCGCCCGGGGCACGGCAGGACTCGCCCCGGTCGTGCGGGACTCCCGGCTCGACACCGTCGCCCTCGACTGGGCCAAGCGGATGGCGGCGGCAGGCACTCTGTCGCACAACCCCGACGTCGGCACGCAGATCCCCTCGGGGTGGAACGGCTACGGCGAGAACGTCGCGCACGGGTTCGCCACCGGCGACGACGTCACCGCGGGCTGGACGGCGTCGCCCGACCACTACGCGAACATGGTCGGCGCCTACACGAGCGTGGGGATCGCGTTCCTCCCGGCCGACGGCAGCACCTGGGCGGTCGAGGTGTTCGCCGACTACGCGGGGACGGCGGCCGTGGCAACCGTCGAGACCGCGCCGACGGGTGACGCTGCAGCGGAGGTCGCACCGACGCAGACGTCGGCCGCGACCCCGGCCCCGGGCGAGATCGTGGTCACGGCGACGGCCGAGCCCGCGTCATCCGTCTCGCCCGTCGTCTATCTGGCGGCCGCAGCCGTCCTGCTCGTGCTGCTGGTCATCGGCGCGACCACCCTCAACCGCCGCCGGGGGCGACGCGGCCGCGCCTGA
- the rbfA gene encoding 30S ribosome-binding factor RbfA, whose protein sequence is MADQARAAKMADRIKVIIAKALERGVKDPRLGFVTITDVRVTGDLQHASVFYTVYGSDEERADTAAALKSATGMLRSEVGKNITARLTPSIEFIADGIPENAALIESLLNEARERDAESTTLAQTAQYAGDEDPYVKPRPFVGDDEDLADDDDDDDDDAVFEAGPRP, encoded by the coding sequence ATGGCCGACCAGGCTCGCGCCGCCAAGATGGCGGACCGCATCAAGGTAATCATCGCCAAGGCCCTCGAGCGCGGCGTCAAGGACCCGCGTCTCGGCTTCGTCACCATCACCGACGTGCGCGTCACCGGCGACCTCCAGCACGCGTCCGTGTTCTACACGGTCTACGGATCCGACGAGGAGCGCGCCGACACGGCCGCGGCCCTCAAGTCGGCCACCGGCATGCTGCGCAGCGAGGTGGGCAAGAACATCACCGCCCGTCTCACGCCGAGCATCGAGTTCATCGCCGACGGTATCCCCGAGAACGCCGCGCTCATCGAGAGCCTGCTCAACGAGGCCCGCGAGCGCGACGCCGAGTCGACGACCCTCGCCCAGACCGCGCAGTACGCCGGCGACGAGGACCCCTACGTGAAGCCGCGCCCGTTCGTCGGTGACGACGAGGACCTCGCGGACGACGACGACGACGACGACGACGACGCGGTGTTCGAAGCGGGACCCCGCCCGTAA
- a CDS encoding bifunctional riboflavin kinase/FAD synthetase: protein MEFYDSLADVPAGFGPSAVAIGKFDGVHAGHRRIIGELRAVADRDSLEATIVTFDRHPLALLRPESCPPPLVSNDQKVALLAETGVDATLMLAFDRAFSEQSPEEFVQRILVDALHARVVMVGADFRFGSKGSGTVAVLTELGREHGFEVLIIDDVVSPEESHTRRASSTWIRELLAEGRVAEAAVVLGHAPVVRGVVVKGAQRGRELGFPTANLSPRNEGFIPGDGVYAAWFTVDGVRYASAVSIGNNPTFAGVPEKQVEAHLLDETIDLYGKLVEVAFVEYIRGQVKYTTIEALIDQIADDVAKVRVVLGQPAPAVAPG, encoded by the coding sequence GTGGAGTTCTACGACTCGCTCGCCGACGTCCCGGCGGGCTTCGGACCGAGTGCCGTGGCGATCGGCAAGTTCGACGGGGTGCACGCGGGCCACCGCCGCATCATCGGCGAACTGCGGGCCGTCGCCGATCGCGACTCGCTCGAGGCCACGATCGTGACCTTCGACCGTCATCCGCTCGCCCTGCTGCGTCCCGAGTCCTGCCCGCCCCCGCTGGTCAGCAACGACCAGAAGGTCGCCCTGCTCGCGGAGACCGGCGTCGACGCGACCCTGATGCTCGCCTTCGACCGTGCTTTCAGCGAGCAGTCGCCCGAGGAGTTCGTGCAGCGCATCCTCGTCGACGCCCTGCACGCGCGCGTCGTGATGGTCGGCGCCGACTTCCGCTTCGGCTCCAAGGGCAGCGGCACCGTCGCCGTGCTCACCGAACTGGGGCGCGAGCACGGCTTCGAGGTGCTCATCATCGACGACGTCGTCTCGCCCGAGGAATCGCACACGCGTCGGGCGTCGTCCACCTGGATCCGCGAGCTGCTCGCCGAGGGACGGGTCGCCGAGGCGGCCGTCGTCCTCGGGCACGCGCCGGTCGTGCGGGGCGTCGTCGTGAAGGGCGCACAGCGCGGCCGCGAACTCGGATTCCCGACCGCGAACCTGTCGCCGCGCAACGAGGGTTTCATCCCCGGCGACGGCGTCTATGCCGCATGGTTCACCGTCGACGGCGTGCGCTACGCCTCCGCAGTCTCGATCGGCAACAACCCCACCTTCGCCGGGGTGCCCGAGAAGCAGGTCGAGGCGCACCTGCTCGACGAGACGATCGACCTGTACGGCAAGCTCGTCGAGGTCGCGTTCGTGGAGTACATCCGCGGCCAGGTGAAGTACACGACCATCGAGGCGCTCATCGACCAGATCGCCGACGACGTCGCGAAGGTGCGGGTCGTGCTCGGCCAGCCGGCGCCGGCCGTCGCTCCGGGCTAG
- a CDS encoding ketopantoate reductase family protein — translation MRIAVIGAGAVGGAMAALLHRGGHEIEVTARGAHLDAIRESGIRLGGAWGSHVAPVAAGEVLTVAPELVIVTTKAQDAAAAITANLSVIGEAPILVVQNGLDGIAIARLAAPLSPVVGGLAMFAASFLSPGEVTITTANPTFLGGDDAAVVKAVAKVLGAVMPVTRVDDFAGAQWTKLVVNQINALPAVTGLSVQDTIAHRGLRRVLTTSMRESVDVANALGVRFASLGGLGRARLGLFSALPIGAAEALPRLMRRRMGTTPNPGSTLQSLRRGQPTEVDYLNGAVVAAGLRAGVPTPVNALIVRLVHEVEASKAFLVPEVVVARVATASE, via the coding sequence ATGCGAATTGCGGTAATCGGGGCTGGCGCCGTCGGCGGTGCCATGGCCGCCCTGCTGCACAGAGGCGGGCACGAGATCGAGGTGACCGCGCGCGGCGCGCACCTCGACGCCATCCGCGAATCGGGCATCCGGTTGGGCGGGGCGTGGGGCTCCCACGTCGCGCCGGTCGCCGCCGGCGAGGTGCTGACGGTCGCTCCCGAGCTCGTGATCGTGACGACCAAGGCGCAGGATGCCGCGGCCGCCATCACCGCGAACCTCTCCGTCATCGGGGAGGCCCCCATCCTCGTCGTGCAGAACGGCCTCGACGGCATCGCCATCGCGCGCCTGGCCGCGCCGCTCTCCCCCGTGGTCGGCGGGCTGGCGATGTTCGCCGCGTCGTTCCTCTCCCCCGGCGAGGTCACCATCACCACGGCCAACCCGACGTTCCTCGGCGGCGACGATGCCGCCGTGGTCAAGGCCGTGGCGAAGGTGCTGGGCGCGGTGATGCCGGTGACCCGCGTCGACGACTTCGCCGGCGCCCAGTGGACCAAGCTCGTGGTCAACCAGATCAACGCCCTGCCGGCGGTCACCGGCCTCAGCGTGCAGGACACCATCGCGCACCGCGGCCTGCGCCGCGTGCTCACCACGAGCATGCGGGAGAGCGTCGACGTGGCGAACGCGCTCGGCGTGCGGTTCGCCTCGCTCGGCGGTCTCGGCCGCGCCCGGCTCGGGCTGTTCTCGGCCCTGCCGATCGGCGCCGCCGAGGCGCTCCCCCGCCTGATGCGCCGCCGCATGGGCACGACGCCGAACCCGGGGTCGACGCTGCAGAGCCTGCGCCGCGGCCAGCCGACCGAGGTGGACTACCTCAACGGCGCCGTGGTGGCCGCCGGCCTGCGCGCGGGCGTGCCGACGCCGGTCAACGCGCTCATCGTGCGGCTCGTGCACGAGGTGGAGGCCAGCAAGGCGTTCCTCGTACCGGAGGTCGTCGTGGCGCGGGTGGCGACGGCGAGCGAGTGA
- a CDS encoding M20/M25/M40 family metallo-hydrolase, with protein sequence MTARTSDDELSLARFQALLRIPTVSRLDESQTDWARFDEFVEALPGLYPALHAALDRELVDGHSLLYRWAGSGDGAPTVLMAHYDVVAATDEGWDHPPFAAERVDSPDGELIWGRGTLDDKGALVSILEAVEARAAEGFVPARDVYLSFGHNEETTGGGAQAVVALLEARGIRPALVIDEGGAVVEGVFPGVAKPTAVVGVSEKGITTLTLTVEQEGGHASTPPRLTATARLSRAIVRLNASPFPARFTPTNLEMLRTVGAHASGPIRFAFTNLWLTRPLLLRLFGRLSDETNAMIRTTQAVTQLSAGLAANALAERAVATVNMRVAVGSTVQESVRHVRTALRDDAVRIDVQHPSEPSPVSPTTGRAWDLLARTIDETFDDVIVTPYIQLGASDSRHFTRISDHVYRFSPFEMTGEQRATLHAKNERMSVDTWLRGVGFYRRLIGSL encoded by the coding sequence ATGACCGCCCGAACCTCTGACGACGAGCTCTCGCTGGCCCGATTCCAGGCCCTTCTCCGCATCCCCACCGTATCCCGGCTCGACGAGTCCCAGACCGACTGGGCACGGTTCGACGAGTTCGTCGAGGCCCTCCCCGGCCTCTATCCGGCTCTCCACGCCGCCCTCGACCGCGAGCTCGTCGACGGGCACTCGCTGCTCTACCGCTGGGCCGGCTCCGGCGACGGTGCGCCCACGGTGCTGATGGCGCACTACGACGTGGTGGCTGCCACCGACGAGGGCTGGGACCACCCGCCCTTCGCCGCCGAACGGGTGGATTCGCCCGACGGCGAGCTGATCTGGGGCCGCGGCACCCTCGACGACAAGGGAGCGCTCGTGAGCATCCTGGAGGCGGTCGAGGCCCGGGCCGCGGAGGGCTTCGTGCCCGCGCGCGACGTCTACCTCAGCTTCGGGCACAACGAGGAGACCACGGGCGGGGGCGCACAGGCCGTCGTCGCGCTGCTGGAGGCACGCGGCATCCGGCCCGCCCTGGTGATCGACGAGGGTGGTGCCGTCGTCGAGGGGGTCTTCCCCGGGGTGGCGAAACCGACCGCGGTCGTCGGGGTGAGCGAGAAGGGCATCACCACCCTGACCCTGACCGTGGAGCAGGAGGGCGGGCACGCCTCGACTCCCCCGCGGCTCACCGCCACGGCGCGTCTGTCGCGGGCGATCGTTCGGCTGAACGCGTCGCCGTTTCCCGCGCGGTTCACCCCCACGAACCTGGAGATGCTGCGCACGGTCGGCGCGCACGCGAGCGGGCCCATCCGGTTCGCGTTCACCAACCTCTGGCTGACCCGGCCCCTGCTGCTGCGCCTGTTCGGCCGGCTCAGCGACGAGACCAACGCGATGATCCGCACGACGCAGGCGGTGACGCAGCTGAGCGCGGGCCTCGCCGCGAACGCGCTGGCCGAGCGGGCCGTCGCGACCGTGAACATGCGGGTCGCCGTCGGCTCGACCGTGCAGGAGAGCGTGCGCCACGTGCGCACCGCCCTGCGCGACGACGCCGTGCGCATCGACGTGCAACACCCCTCGGAGCCGTCGCCCGTCTCGCCGACGACCGGCCGCGCCTGGGACCTGCTCGCGCGCACGATCGACGAGACCTTCGACGACGTCATCGTGACCCCGTACATCCAGCTCGGCGCGAGCGACAGCCGGCATTTCACGCGCATCAGCGACCACGTGTACCGCTTCAGCCCGTTCGAGATGACCGGCGAGCAGCGGGCCACCCTGCACGCCAAGAACGAGCGGATGAGCGTCGACACCTGGCTGCGCGGCGTCGGCTTCTACCGCCGGCTGATCGGCAGCCTGTAG
- a CDS encoding SDR family oxidoreductase: MATRVLVTGASGYIGGRLVPRLLEAGYEVRVSVRDPQRLRDYPWADKVEIVTADLTDADAVRSAVRDIDVLYYLVHAMGAGGDFEKSESVAATVVADAAAQAGVSRIVYLGGLHPDGPLSPHLRSRAEVGRILLASGVPTVALQAGTVIGSGSASFEMIRHLTDVLPYMPAPKWVRNFIQPIAVRDVLYYLVEAAELPPEVNRTFDIGGPDVLRYGQMMNGYAVEAGLPQRPIAPLPVLTPWLASQWVNLVTPIPRALAVPIIASLQYDCVARENDIDDVIPRPEGGLTGYRRAVSLALGKERAGEVETSWQDSSVFGAPSDPLPSDPEWSGHTVFTDLREKHSAASPAELWRVVESIGGDNGWYSFPLAWAARGWADKLVGGVGLRRGRRNPDRLNLGEALDFWRVEEIDRGRFLRLRAEMRVPGAAWLELTVTPEGEGSRYRQRAVFFPKGLAGRLYWFSILPFHGVIFAGMVERITAAAVRATAKQKAAE, from the coding sequence ATGGCGACTCGAGTGTTGGTGACTGGTGCAAGCGGCTACATCGGCGGGCGGCTGGTGCCGCGGTTGTTGGAGGCCGGCTACGAGGTACGCGTCTCGGTGCGCGACCCGCAGCGGCTGCGCGACTACCCGTGGGCCGACAAGGTGGAGATCGTCACCGCCGACCTCACCGACGCGGACGCGGTGCGCTCCGCCGTGCGGGACATCGACGTGCTGTACTACCTCGTGCACGCGATGGGTGCCGGCGGGGACTTCGAGAAGTCCGAGAGCGTGGCGGCGACGGTCGTCGCCGACGCGGCCGCACAAGCCGGCGTGTCGCGCATCGTCTACCTCGGCGGGCTGCACCCCGACGGCCCGCTCAGCCCGCACCTGCGCTCGCGCGCCGAGGTCGGCCGCATCCTGCTCGCCTCGGGTGTGCCCACGGTGGCGCTGCAGGCCGGAACGGTCATCGGCTCGGGGTCGGCCTCGTTCGAGATGATCCGTCACCTCACCGACGTGCTGCCGTACATGCCCGCGCCCAAGTGGGTGCGCAACTTCATCCAGCCGATCGCCGTGCGCGACGTGCTCTACTACCTGGTCGAGGCGGCCGAGCTGCCGCCCGAGGTCAACCGCACCTTCGACATCGGCGGGCCCGACGTGCTGCGCTACGGCCAGATGATGAACGGCTACGCCGTCGAGGCAGGGCTGCCGCAGCGTCCCATCGCGCCGCTGCCGGTGCTCACGCCGTGGCTCGCCTCGCAGTGGGTCAACCTGGTCACCCCGATCCCGCGCGCCCTCGCCGTGCCGATCATCGCCTCGTTGCAGTACGACTGTGTCGCGCGCGAGAACGACATCGACGACGTCATCCCGCGCCCCGAGGGCGGTCTCACCGGGTACCGCCGAGCGGTCAGCCTCGCGCTCGGCAAAGAGCGCGCCGGCGAGGTCGAGACCAGCTGGCAGGACTCCTCGGTGTTCGGCGCCCCGAGCGACCCGCTGCCGAGCGACCCCGAGTGGTCGGGGCACACGGTCTTCACCGACCTGCGCGAGAAGCATTCTGCCGCGAGCCCCGCCGAGCTCTGGCGCGTCGTCGAGAGCATCGGCGGCGACAACGGCTGGTATTCGTTCCCGCTGGCCTGGGCGGCGCGCGGCTGGGCCGACAAGCTCGTCGGGGGAGTGGGCCTCCGGCGCGGACGCCGCAACCCCGACCGGCTCAACCTCGGCGAGGCGCTCGACTTCTGGCGGGTCGAGGAGATCGACCGCGGCCGGTTCCTCCGTCTGCGCGCCGAGATGCGGGTGCCGGGCGCCGCGTGGCTCGAGCTCACCGTGACGCCCGAGGGCGAGGGATCCCGCTACCGCCAGCGCGCCGTGTTCTTCCCCAAGGGGCTCGCCGGTCGGCTCTACTGGTTCAGCATCCTGCCGTTCCACGGCGTGATCTTCGCCGGCATGGTGGAGCGCATCACGGCCGCCGCGGTGCGGGCGACCGCGAAGCAGAAGGCCGCCGAATAG
- a CDS encoding ROK family protein has translation MTMTTAAGETTTRNLALAIDIGGTKAEAALVDDAGVVLAASRFRRPTGPTASSDDLAAAVLSVLGSALAALPADATLLGVGIGSAGPISVADGLVSPLNLPVWRDYPLRQLVIDAVPGVPVTLRMDGECIALAEHWVGAAVGYQNVMGMIVSTGVGGGLILQGSAIAGPSGNAGHIGHVEVGGFDDPCLCGGIGCVEAVASGPKTVAWANRQGWVGATGEDLAVAYAAGDPIAIAAVERSGRAIGQAIASATALNDLDIVAIGGGFSRVTPDLFRFIREAIAKRDWDFVTKVQVVPSALSDAGPLIGSAALVHRADLVA, from the coding sequence ATGACGATGACGACTGCGGCCGGCGAAACGACGACACGGAATCTCGCCCTCGCGATCGATATCGGCGGCACCAAGGCAGAGGCCGCACTGGTGGATGACGCGGGTGTCGTGCTCGCCGCGAGCCGGTTCCGCCGGCCGACCGGTCCCACCGCGTCATCCGACGATCTGGCCGCCGCCGTCCTCTCCGTGCTCGGCAGCGCCCTCGCCGCCCTGCCCGCCGACGCGACCCTGCTCGGGGTCGGCATCGGCTCGGCCGGACCGATCTCGGTCGCCGACGGCCTCGTCTCCCCCCTCAACCTCCCGGTCTGGCGCGACTACCCGCTGCGCCAGCTCGTCATCGACGCCGTGCCCGGCGTGCCGGTGACCCTGCGCATGGACGGCGAGTGCATCGCCCTCGCCGAGCACTGGGTCGGCGCCGCGGTCGGCTACCAGAACGTCATGGGCATGATCGTCTCCACCGGCGTCGGCGGCGGGCTCATCCTGCAGGGCTCGGCCATCGCCGGCCCGTCGGGCAATGCGGGCCACATCGGCCACGTCGAGGTCGGCGGGTTCGACGACCCGTGCCTCTGCGGCGGCATCGGCTGCGTCGAGGCGGTCGCCTCCGGACCGAAGACCGTCGCCTGGGCCAACCGCCAGGGCTGGGTCGGCGCGACCGGCGAAGACCTCGCGGTCGCCTACGCCGCCGGCGACCCGATCGCCATCGCCGCGGTCGAGCGCTCGGGCCGCGCCATCGGGCAGGCCATCGCCTCGGCGACGGCGCTCAACGACCTCGACATCGTCGCGATCGGCGGCGGGTTCTCGCGCGTCACGCCCGATCTGTTCCGCTTCATCCGCGAGGCGATCGCCAAGCGCGACTGGGACTTCGTCACCAAGGTGCAGGTCGTGCCGTCGGCGCTCTCGGACGCCGGGCCGCTCATCGGTTCCGCGGCGCTCGTGCACCGCGCCGACCTCGTCGCCTGA
- a CDS encoding uridine kinase has product MTTWAPQKKDTLAALADEILHNYGRGRATVAVDGTDVAGTTEFADELAAAMRLKGHTVFRASIEGFHRPRADRYARGRDSAEGFYRDSYDYLTFQRTLIEPFRMAGSTGFVPAAFDVRRDAQIEPTWLTGPADALLVVDGNFLQRPELRGLWNYSVWLDIPDYVADDRRAARDLADPNPRPERNLRYSGAQELYRAESHPRRSATAIINNADVEHPRRVFADSC; this is encoded by the coding sequence ATGACCACATGGGCGCCCCAGAAGAAGGACACGCTCGCCGCCCTCGCCGACGAGATCCTGCACAACTACGGCCGCGGCCGCGCTACCGTCGCGGTGGACGGCACCGACGTCGCCGGGACGACGGAATTCGCCGACGAACTGGCCGCCGCCATGCGGCTCAAGGGCCACACTGTCTTCCGCGCGTCGATCGAGGGCTTTCACCGTCCGCGCGCCGACCGCTACGCCCGCGGGCGCGACTCGGCCGAGGGTTTCTACCGCGACTCCTACGACTACCTGACCTTCCAGCGCACGCTCATCGAGCCGTTCCGCATGGCGGGCAGCACGGGCTTCGTGCCGGCCGCGTTCGACGTGCGGCGCGACGCGCAGATCGAGCCGACGTGGCTCACCGGCCCGGCGGACGCGCTACTCGTCGTCGACGGCAACTTCCTGCAGCGTCCCGAGTTGCGGGGTCTCTGGAACTACTCGGTCTGGCTCGACATCCCCGACTACGTCGCCGACGACAGACGCGCCGCCCGCGACCTCGCCGACCCGAATCCCCGCCCCGAGCGCAACCTGCGCTACAGCGGCGCCCAGGAGCTCTACCGGGCCGAATCCCACCCGCGCCGCAGCGCGACAGCGATCATCAACAACGCCGACGTCGAGCACCCGCGACGCGTGTTCGCCGACAGTTGCTAG